In Bacteroidota bacterium, a genomic segment contains:
- a CDS encoding DPP IV N-terminal domain-containing protein, translating to MKSLLLILVISLFSQNIFSQEQQTIKVERKKLITVEDVWLKYTFYPKSIKGLRSLNDGINFTRLEKGNIVKYSYKTGEKVETIVEAKDLKMNKDSEPIRMSSYQFSNDEQKILIFTNKEPIYRHSFRAKNYIWDINKKELISVSDEKQQLASFNPAATKLSYMRNNNIFIFDIKTQKEKQITDDGAKNIIINGAPDWVYEEEFSFARGLYWSPDGEKIAFYKFDENNVKQWTMKFYGDLYPELYKFKYPKAGEDNSIVSIHVYDLKSNTTKTMDVGKETDQYIPRIKWTHNSDELCITRLNRLQNKLELLIADVNSGKSKVIFTEENKYYIEITDNLTFLDDNSFIWTSEKDGYNHIYLYDMKGKLVKQLTKGNWDVSSLKGVNEEKKIVYYISSESSPTQRDLYSINLKGKKKKKLSSKSGINDAHFSKTFAFYINYHSDANTPNYISLHNYKGQEIRVLEDNSKLKEKMADYRVSKKEFFTFKTSEGVELNAWMMKPYNFSPDREYPVFFTIYAGPNSNTVNDAWDYNSLWHQIIAQKGYIVVSVDPRGTGNRGEEFRKVTYQQLGKYETIDMIEAAKYLGSLDYVDKDRIGVQGWSYGGYMSSLCLFKGADYFKMAIAVAPVTNWRYYDNIYTERYMRTPQENPDGYDDNSPINFVEKLEGNYLLIHGGGDDNVHLQNTMMLAKALNDEGKQFDMHIYPNKNHGIYGGKTRYQLFTKMTNFILENL from the coding sequence ATGAAATCATTATTATTAATTCTTGTAATTTCTCTTTTTTCACAAAACATATTTTCACAAGAACAGCAAACAATTAAAGTAGAAAGAAAAAAACTAATCACAGTTGAAGATGTTTGGTTAAAATATACTTTTTATCCCAAATCAATAAAAGGATTACGTTCATTAAATGATGGAATTAATTTTACTCGCCTTGAAAAAGGTAACATTGTAAAATATAGTTATAAAACAGGAGAAAAAGTTGAAACAATAGTTGAAGCTAAAGATTTGAAAATGAATAAAGATTCTGAGCCAATCAGAATGAGTAGTTATCAATTTAGTAATGATGAACAAAAAATTCTTATTTTTACAAATAAAGAACCTATTTACAGGCATTCTTTTAGAGCAAAAAATTACATTTGGGATATAAATAAAAAAGAACTTATTTCTGTTTCTGATGAAAAGCAACAACTTGCTTCCTTTAATCCTGCAGCTACAAAATTATCTTATATGAGAAATAATAATATTTTTATATTTGATATTAAAACACAAAAAGAAAAACAAATAACTGATGATGGGGCAAAAAATATTATTATAAATGGAGCACCGGACTGGGTTTATGAAGAAGAATTTAGCTTTGCCAGAGGATTATATTGGTCGCCAGACGGAGAAAAAATTGCTTTCTATAAATTTGATGAAAACAATGTTAAGCAATGGACAATGAAATTTTATGGAGACCTTTATCCTGAACTATACAAATTTAAGTATCCCAAAGCAGGAGAGGATAATTCAATTGTAAGCATTCATGTTTATGACCTTAAATCCAATACAACAAAAACAATGGATGTGGGCAAGGAAACAGACCAATATATTCCAAGAATAAAATGGACACACAATTCTGATGAACTTTGCATAACAAGACTTAACAGATTGCAAAACAAATTAGAACTTTTGATAGCTGATGTAAATTCAGGAAAATCAAAAGTTATTTTTACTGAAGAAAACAAATATTACATTGAAATAACAGACAATTTAACCTTTTTGGATGATAATAGTTTTATATGGACAAGTGAGAAAGACGGATATAACCATATTTATCTTTACGATATGAAAGGGAAACTTGTAAAGCAACTTACAAAAGGAAATTGGGATGTTAGCAGTTTGAAAGGTGTAAATGAAGAAAAAAAGATTGTTTATTATATTTCATCAGAAAGTTCTCCAACCCAAAGAGACCTTTATTCCATTAATTTAAAAGGAAAAAAGAAAAAGAAACTTTCAAGCAAATCAGGAATAAATGATGCACATTTTAGTAAAACATTTGCATTCTATATCAACTATCATTCGGATGCAAACACTCCTAATTACATAAGCTTACATAATTACAAAGGACAAGAGATAAGAGTGTTGGAAGACAATTCAAAACTCAAAGAAAAAATGGCAGACTATAGAGTAAGTAAGAAAGAGTTTTTTACTTTTAAAACATCAGAAGGAGTGGAGCTTAATGCTTGGATGATGAAACCATATAATTTTTCACCTGACAGGGAGTATCCTGTATTTTTTACAATTTATGCAGGACCAAACAGTAATACTGTAAATGATGCTTGGGATTATAATAGCCTTTGGCATCAGATTATTGCCCAAAAAGGATACATTGTAGTTTCTGTTGATCCCCGAGGAACAGGAAATCGAGGAGAAGAATTTAGAAAAGTTACTTACCAACAATTGGGAAAATATGAAACAATTGATATGATTGAAGCCGCTAAATATTTAGGCTCATTGGATTATGTTGACAAGGACAGAATTGGGGTTCAAGGTTGGAGCTATGGCGGATATATGTCATCACTTTGTTTGTTTAAAGGTGCAGATTATTTTAAAATGGCTATTGCAGTTGCTCCTGTTACAAATTGGAGATATTACGATAACATTTACACCGAAAGATACATGAGAACACCACAGGAAAATCCTGATGGATATGACGATAATTCACCAATTAATTTTGTAGAAAAATTAGAAGGAAATTATTTATTAATTCATGGAGGAGGAGATGACAATGTTCATTTACAAAATACAATGATGCTTGCAAAAGCCTTGAATGATGAAGGAAAACAATTTGACATGCATATATATCCTAACAAAAATCATGGAATTTATGGCGGTAAAACCAGATATCAACTTTTTACAAAAATGACTAATTTTATTTTAGAGAATCTTTAA
- a CDS encoding T9SS type A sorting domain-containing protein yields MKKLMTLVFLVFSVFVYSQNYRYYNIDFEDTSQFFRLKIDTISNPNNVWQIGEPQKSIFTSANSVPNAIVTDTVNSYPVNDTSIFIIKHVSSWLGGFQMPHTVILDGKYQINSDTINDFGILEFSPDNGNTWVNLLTDTTYQNQKCYKWQGAKPTLTGNSSGWTNFTVWVAGFGPVFNIQPGDTVQYRFTFVSDSIQTNKDGLIFDNLLFVDFSEGINETQNQFDTKMYPNPTSGIIEIQFLNEKNETFEFTLFDCNGRIILIKRTTNKSSLELDLSNYNSGIYIYKLLNQRNRTMSFGKILKQ; encoded by the coding sequence ATGAAAAAATTAATGACATTAGTATTTCTTGTGTTTTCAGTTTTTGTTTATTCGCAGAATTACAGGTATTACAATATTGATTTTGAAGATACAAGTCAGTTTTTTAGACTAAAAATTGATACAATTTCAAACCCAAATAACGTTTGGCAAATTGGAGAACCACAAAAATCTATATTCACATCAGCCAATTCAGTACCCAATGCAATAGTGACAGATACTGTAAACTCATATCCAGTAAATGATACCTCAATATTTATTATTAAGCATGTCTCAAGTTGGTTAGGAGGTTTTCAAATGCCACATACCGTAATATTAGATGGGAAATATCAAATAAATAGTGATACCATAAATGATTTTGGCATTCTTGAATTTTCTCCTGATAATGGAAATACTTGGGTTAATTTATTGACAGATACAACGTATCAAAATCAAAAGTGCTATAAGTGGCAGGGTGCAAAACCAACTTTAACAGGTAATTCATCTGGTTGGACTAATTTTACCGTTTGGGTTGCTGGATTTGGTCCAGTTTTCAACATTCAACCAGGTGATACTGTCCAATATAGATTTACCTTCGTTTCGGATAGTATTCAAACAAATAAGGATGGATTAATATTTGATAATTTGTTATTTGTTGATTTTTCTGAAGGAATCAATGAAACACAAAACCAATTTGATACAAAAATGTATCCAAATCCAACATCAGGAATTATTGAAATTCAATTTTTGAATGAAAAAAATGAAACATTTGAATTTACCTTGTTTGACTGTAATGGAAGAATTATCCTGATAAAGAGAACAACTAATAAAAGTTCGCTTGAACTTGATTTAAGCAATTATAATTCTGGTATATATATCTATAAATTATTAAATCAAAGAAATAGGACAATGTCATTTGGAAAGATATTGAAACAATAA
- a CDS encoding D-alanyl-D-alanine carboxypeptidase, with the protein DFYRSLPESGNSGTLKSFCKNTSAHGKIKAKSGSMSGVKSYAGYITTNSQNQFAFSIIINNYDCPSYVIKKKIEKLVIAVVEEM; encoded by the coding sequence ATGATTTTTATCGTTCTTTACCCGAGTCGGGTAATAGCGGAACGCTTAAGTCTTTTTGTAAAAATACTTCTGCTCACGGAAAAATTAAAGCCAAAAGTGGCTCAATGTCAGGAGTGAAAAGTTATGCAGGATATATTACAACTAATTCGCAAAATCAATTTGCATTTAGCATTATTATTAATAATTATGATTGCCCCTCTTATGTAATAAAAAAGAAAATTGAAAAATTAGTGATAGCCGTTGTTGAAGAAATGTAG
- the dacB gene encoding D-alanyl-D-alanine carboxypeptidase/D-alanyl-D-alanine-endopeptidase translates to MKKILFLFLSLIFLFACGQNQENKVVEKNIAKQSKKELKGSKVFSDKDSSNVLQKVIEAFINDSVFYNSSISFYFTDIDSEKNIISYNPDLSLVPASSLKLLTTATAFEILGKNKRFVTKIEYDGEIDTETQTLNGNIYIKGGGDPALGSKVYKNTYYEPDFLIQWVEAIKNVGIKKINGNIIADAQIFDTEIVPTSWTWEDIAAYYGTAASGLSIFENKFKLSFDPSIKCEYLVDSNKMDPFIPELKIVNKIRLVNEGFYLDILGQYYSNHRVIHGVAGKKNEELEIEASIPDPPYIVAFYLMQKLKENEVEVNGEATSIRRLLLKNENTNSEKRQFICETKSPRLSSLIYRTNMNSNNLYAEHFVKHIALKKTKYDGIDFGSDVEIKFWKSKGIDVRGLKIFDGCGISRKNKVTVRQLADICVFMKKNSSSFNDFYRSLPESGNSGTLKSFCKNTSAHGKIKAKSGSMSGVKSYA, encoded by the coding sequence CTATTTTTATCATTAATATTTCTTTTTGCCTGTGGGCAAAACCAAGAAAATAAAGTAGTTGAAAAAAATATAGCTAAGCAAAGCAAAAAGGAATTAAAAGGTTCAAAAGTATTTTCTGATAAGGATAGTTCCAATGTATTGCAAAAGGTAATAGAGGCTTTTATAAATGATTCTGTTTTTTATAACTCATCAATTAGTTTTTATTTTACGGATATTGATAGTGAAAAAAATATTATTTCATACAATCCTGATTTGAGCTTAGTTCCTGCTTCGTCATTAAAACTATTAACAACTGCCACGGCATTTGAAATTCTTGGAAAAAACAAGCGATTTGTTACAAAGATTGAATATGATGGTGAAATTGATACTGAAACACAAACGCTTAACGGAAATATTTATATTAAAGGAGGAGGTGATCCTGCACTTGGCTCAAAAGTATATAAAAATACATATTACGAACCTGACTTTTTAATCCAATGGGTTGAGGCAATAAAAAATGTGGGTATAAAAAAGATAAACGGAAATATTATTGCTGATGCTCAGATTTTTGATACGGAAATAGTTCCTACAAGCTGGACATGGGAAGATATTGCTGCATACTACGGCACGGCTGCATCAGGATTGTCAATTTTTGAAAACAAATTTAAATTGAGTTTTGACCCTTCTATAAAATGCGAATATTTAGTTGACTCAAATAAAATGGATCCTTTTATTCCTGAATTAAAAATCGTTAATAAAATAAGATTAGTTAATGAAGGTTTTTATCTTGATATTTTAGGTCAATATTACAGTAATCACAGGGTTATTCATGGTGTTGCAGGAAAAAAAAATGAAGAATTGGAAATTGAAGCTTCTATCCCTGACCCACCATATATTGTAGCTTTTTATTTGATGCAAAAATTGAAAGAAAATGAAGTAGAAGTTAATGGTGAAGCAACAAGTATTAGAAGATTATTATTAAAAAACGAAAATACAAATTCAGAAAAAAGACAGTTTATTTGTGAAACAAAATCTCCTCGTCTTTCATCTTTAATTTATAGAACAAATATGAATAGTAATAATCTTTATGCAGAGCATTTTGTAAAACATATTGCATTAAAAAAGACAAAATATGATGGAATTGATTTCGGCTCTGATGTTGAAATTAAGTTTTGGAAATCAAAAGGAATTGATGTCAGAGGTCTTAAAATATTTGACGGTTGTGGTATTTCAAGAAAAAACAAAGTAACGGTTAGGCAACTTGCTGACATTTGTGTTTTTATGAAAAAAAATAGTTCATCTTTTAATGATTTTTATCGTTCTTTACCCGAGTCGGGTAATAGCGGAACGCTTAAGTCTTTTTGTAAAAATACTTCTGCTCACGGAAAAATTAAAGCCAAAAGTGGCTCAATGTCAGGAGTGAAAAGTTATGC